Genomic DNA from Leptospira venezuelensis:
TTATATAATTATAATAAATTAATATACTATTTTATTTTAGCCGCGCGGAAGTCCTGCTGTCGCTGATCATCGGCGCAAACGGACCTTCTTCTTTTCATCGAATCGTAATCTAAAGGTAAAATTTTTCTTTGGACCGGGAAACGGTGTTAAGTATGTTCGTGATTCAGTGGATGTATTATCGTACTATTTAGAAACCTACGAAGCCTGTAGAAAGGCCTTCTTATCCTATAGAAAACAGTTAAAATCCAAGTTTGAACGCTTTGACTATGAATGTCTGGAGATCCCTAAAGACGGAGGGGAATTGGATGTTTATTATTTGGGAGAAAAAAAGAAAACTTCAAAACGTTTGGTCATCATGAGTTCTGGCATCCATGGGGTAGAAGGATTTGCGGGTTCCGCATTCCAGCGCAGGTGGATTGAGGAATTCCTACTAGATGATAAAAACACTTACAAACTTCCTAAAAATTCTGACTTTCTGATCTTACACGGTATCAATGCACACGGTTTCAAAAATTTCCTTAGAGTAAATGAAAGGAATGTAGACTTAAATCGTAACTTTGCTTTAAAAAGAGATAAACTTCATAAGAAGTTCAAAAATAAAAAATATAGAAAGATCCAAAGATTCTTAAACCCAGGTTCCGAATTCGGAAATTTTCTATTTGAGTATATATTCTTTATTATCAGGTTTTTCGGAGTATTGATCCGTTTCGGTGCAAAATATGTTTTGGATGCAGCAGTAAATGGTCAGTATGAATTTCCGAAAGGGATCTATTACGGAGGAAGAAAGCCTGAGCCTGTGGTCCGAGTTTTAAGAAAGTACTTTAAAAAAGTTTTAAAACCTTATGACCGTATTTTGATCCTGGACTTCCATACAGGTTATGGAGCAAAGAACGGTCTCAGCCTTATGCATAATGCAGAAAGCGGTACTAAGACGGATAAAAATCTCAAAAAAGTTTTCGGCGA
This window encodes:
- a CDS encoding M14 family metallopeptidase; its protein translation is MDVLSYYLETYEACRKAFLSYRKQLKSKFERFDYECLEIPKDGGELDVYYLGEKKKTSKRLVIMSSGIHGVEGFAGSAFQRRWIEEFLLDDKNTYKLPKNSDFLILHGINAHGFKNFLRVNERNVDLNRNFALKRDKLHKKFKNKKYRKIQRFLNPGSEFGNFLFEYIFFIIRFFGVLIRFGAKYVLDAAVNGQYEFPKGIYYGGRKPEPVVRVLRKYFKKVLKPYDRILILDFHTGYGAKNGLSLMHNAESGTKTDKNLKKVFGDFGLLLNEGEEDFYRTSGDFTDFFGKVLGKEKDLFPLTVELGTFGNLNMMGAIRGSFLMISENRIRFHGSKSESEADKVREEFKQMFYPNREDWRLAAMDHVFGIVPEAITRFSKL